Below is a window of Macadamia integrifolia cultivar HAES 741 chromosome 8, SCU_Mint_v3, whole genome shotgun sequence DNA.
CCAGGTTTTATCACCAGCATTTAATGGTAGATTAAGAGTTTTCCTTGGATTGCTGCAACCGTGAAGGCAGGGCCATAAAACTTACGTTAGCATTACAATTAAAGTAAAATTTGCTTTAGGTTTGATTCATCTACTAGATTGTACTGTTCTCTTATTCCTTTCAGTAGATCACTTCACTGTTAAAAAGTTGTCATTAACCAAGGGCCCTTTTAACATTTGTTTGTCAGGTTGAAGAGCTGATGGGTGATATGGAGAGTGCGGCATCCCTGTATTCAAAAGCTGTACGCTTGTTGAACTTTCTTCTGGTAGAAGCACAATCCCTCATCCTGAACCCACCCTTTTCCCTTACAAGTTCAGATCGGTTTCGGCTCCGGATGTACATTGATATCCTGAATAACAGGCAGGGCCAGTCTAGGTCTCAGAGAATCGCTCTTTTCAAGTGAGGATCAGCAATTGCCACCTTGAAGACCTGGTTCAGAATGATGGGCTATGTTTATAATGTAAATCATTTATTTGTACAGCAATTCTTTTGATATCTCTTTGATGATGAAACAAGTAATGGTTTCTATTTGGGATAAAGGGATTTTGTTAATATTGCCATTCtgtattttaaagaaaaattacagGATGAATGGTGAACTATGGtgtttccagatttttttttccttcaattaagttgatttgtttctttttctttgtgcGTGTGCGCGTAGGAGGGTCCTGGAAGCATTTAAATGGTACGCAGCCCTCTGGAAGCTTAGTATCTGGCTTTTAGTTTCAATTTCGTCACTAGAGGGTGAAGCATAATGATTATCCAAAACATcaatcacataatcacatcaccAATAGAGTGGAGACTCTCTAcccattaaaaaggaaaaactttACCCACAAGTATAGGAAATTAAGCGAGCATGATTACAtacatttctatttctatttctatttttaaaactGATTTTACTTCCGTTCACTTCCATGTCCGTGCAACACAGCCTTAGAAAAGGATTTCTTGAAAGCTCTCATagtttaaataataaaaattgagTGCAATGCTCATAAGTCTTCCGTCCGTGGCTTTGACAGGTTGCAAACTATTCTAATAAATATAATCCCACCCACaccagagaaagaaaaaaaaaaagggggaaaaaaagagtgGTCACTTTCAAATATAGATGATGAATGCAAAAGCGATTTACAAATCAAAATCAGACAGCAACAACACAAAGTTGATAAACTCCAAGGcatgtacaatttttttttctttttctggaatAAACAACCTTCCTTCTGTAAATAAGAATCACCAGTCCAGCACACCTGGCCCTCGGAGCTGGAAAACAACTTCATTCAAATCTTCCCATTTATCAATAAGCTGATAAGCACAAACCATATGTGAACTGTGAATCTATGAATGAACTATCCCATAAAACAATCTCAAAAATGAATATCAGAATTGGGTAACAATCTTCAATCGATGTTCAAAGCAACTGACGAAGTTGCTGATTTTCTTTCCGTAGAGACTGGACTTCTTTCGTCAACTCTGCTTGCTTTTCAAGAATTGAGTTCATTACACTTGTCATCTCCATCTGTAAATGATCCCATCAGAAAAACTGAGCCGTGAGAGAAacggaaagaaaaaataaggtgAAAAGCAATCACCCAAGTCATACCTCTTGTAAATGAAATTGCCTCAATATCTCAATATGAAGGTTCCTCATATCCTCATGGATGGATTTCTGGACTGATGCTAGCGTCTCCTCAAGAGTGCGCTGAACCAGTTGAAGTGTAAATGAAGAGGTTCCCTGCTGTGTATCCAGCTGAGATGGTATTCTCTGGGGTTGTGATGTTTCTCCCTGTTAACAAGATACCAGACTTTTTAACCCTATCCACAAACATCCATTAAGACATGAAAAATAGcttcaaacaaataaataaaagcaagactaataagaagaagaaaatctgaCTCCATACATTTATTACTGGATGAATTCCTGATCCTGTGGTTCCTTGTATCTCCGACCTCGACAAGAAACTGTTTATAAGCTCTTCCCTGGTTTCAGCTCCTGTTTTTTTGGCCTTTGGTGAACCTGTTGCAAGGGCTGCTCCATCACTGAAGGAGGGAGTGGTACTTATTCTCTCTGCGTAAGTGGAAAATCTTCGAGGGAGGGCCAGAGATGTTGACACAGGAAGCTCCACATTAGCCTGTGCTGCAATGCCTTTTGTCCCCTGGGACATAGAGAGAGAACCAAAACGAACATGTTCTGGTAATCCCAAAGATGTTTCTTGGCTGGAAGAGGTATCTCTTGCTCTCAGGTTTGGATAGTTCAGGTTTGCATTTGCTAGGGAACTCATACTTGTAAAGCTTGTGGGCAAGGATGAATCTTGTAAGCCAGATAAAATGGAAGTCGATGTGATGGATCCTGACATCAATGATCCAAAGCGAGATGGCAATATACCAGCTTGACGATGGTGGTTAAATTTATCATGCAATGCCTCACCACCCCAAACTTCAGGAGGGGTAGTAGAAGACTCTTCACTCTTGGAAGAGGCAACAGGTGTAGCAGTTGACTGTGATGAGGAAGATCGAGCATCATCCTGCATGAAGAAGATCTAATTAGGGCATTATcagcaaataaaatatatatttttctttcaatgggCATTGTTAGCATTGGACCACCAGGTCTCCAACCTCGAGATTGCTAGCGCCATCCAATAGAGGTCCCAGTCAACCATGCAGACAGAATATACATGAATCCCATAACTATTGTATTGTAAATTGTAAGGATAAACATTTTTATGCATGGGTAAAATGTTTGCCTTCAATACCATACAATGTATATGGCTTCCAGTTACAAACAATCTGAGCCCATCCATACATGTCCCACGGCCCAAAATTCATGTGACAGGTACATGTAGCAAAGAATGAGGTTGTGGAGGGGGGCAAGGGAAGAAAGACTTCATGATATAACTAGTACATCAATGGTCCAGTAAGTAAATGTAGCAAGATTAGGTCTGTCCATCTGTACAAGTTCATGCATAAAAACACAGATTTGAGTTTCCTTTTGATTAAAAGTAGTAAAAAGTATAACTAGTCATAAATAATGAAGAAGTACAGAAAGAAAAGTAGTTGCTTTCAGCGGAATTAAGAAATGGAAATCTAACCTGTCCGGATATGGAACTAAATTTCCAATCAGAGATTGGATGGGGAATATTTCCACCGTCCTCTGTAAAAGGATATCTTCTACTGGATGTAGAGGACAATAGAGATGCAGGTTTCTTATCAACAAATACATTatccttctttccctcttcatGATCATCCCACAACTTATCAAGTGAAGGTGTAATTGGCTGAACATCCACAAGTGGAGAGAATACTTCCATATCATCCTTGAAGTTATAACTAGTTCGAGGAGCTTGTAATCTAGACAAAGCTGCACCAGTCCAGAGATGATTTCGGTTTGGTGTTTCCTCTGCGTTAGATGAGTACAATGTGCTTGATGTAGATCCACTGCCGGTTGGCATAAGAGAAGATGAATCAACAAAGGAACTAGAACGGCCAGGATTTCGAGAAACAGGAACTGCTGTGACAAGAGAAAGGCTTGATGATGTCACAGAAGGAAGTGGATCAGGCATAAGGATTGAATCTTCCCCAGCACCTCCCAGAAGTGCAATCTCAGCATTACAATTACTTTCATTGATAGTAATGGGTTTTGACCGTTGCCAACATAAACTTGTAACAGCCTGCCAAAAATTGGAAGCGACTATTATCAGCAAAAGATGAAATGAAGCCGTATCTATCAAATCAGTGACAGTAGACAACATTGTGCAGCCCAAATAGATTACTGGTTAAGCATAATATTCAGATACTTTTCTGACTACAAATACACAAAACTATGTGTACAACTGACAGACATATAATAGTGATGAGAATCATTACTCATAATTCCCAAACAAATCCACATTCTGAGGACAGCCAAAAATTGTTGACTCTAAATCATTAGGGGGAGAGAGCCTCTTTGATGGAGCACAGCCTAACTAGGCATTATCAAACTGCCTACGACATGAACCCTCACTTTTGAACCACATTTacagcatctttttttttttttttttggggggggggggtggggttggggggagGGAGGGCAGATGGCAGATTATGGAAATATATTTGAGGGTGTAGGATGCATCATCCTCTACATCTGCAAGAAAGAATTATGTGGAACAACTTTCACACAACCCAACCCCTCATCACTAGAGAGTTCCAGATAAATATTAAAGAAACAACATTACGATTACATGGTTCATTACTGCAGCCCTGTGTCACAAAACCCTGCTTATGGGTCCCTATAGGCCCACAAAAGTGATGAAGTTCTCAAATAGAAAGATGAATGGCAATTTCGTAATTTCAGGAACAGTTCAGACCCTTAAGAGTAATGTAATCAAGTAACAGGACCAAAGTGATAAGACAGGCTTTTCTGGAATATAATTTTGGGGATTAAgcacaacatcatcagaaaggaGGGGCTTTAACATAGTTTAACAGCAGATGTCCTCATTTGTAAATAACAAAAGAATTCATCCCCTACCCCATGACAGCATAAACAGGAAGGTAAACCAGATTCAACTCAGGTGGTGAATTGCAACACACAAGGAATGGAAAAAAGAACAGATTTTTTAGCAAACTGACATGATTAAAGAATCACGAGGGTAAAGATCATATGCTTTTAACTATTGaataatgagaaaaaaggaAGTGTAACTTTCAGTATAATGCAACCAAGTATCCTTCCAATATGAAAACACAGTTTGAAACCAACGCATCTACGAATATGTTGGGCAAAAATAGCCTATCATTGTGGAAAGACTCTTGACCTAGCATCACACCCGTAATACAAAAACCTATAACATTTCTTGTTGGGCACATCAATTAACTTGTCAAAAAATAGAACTCAACCTTATGTTTCCCTTGGGACTGTCTAAACTGGGTCTGCTATCAAAAGAGCTGCAGTAGAAATCTGCATACCTCATACCTCATAGAAGTATTGGACATGCTCTAACCAGATTATTTGTCAGGTAAAGACAGGACAGAAAATGGTATCAAACACAAACACATCTAAACTCAACCAATCTTCTTGGAGGTGGAAAACAAATCTGTCCAGGTCAGTATCAGATTTAGTTGTTTTGGCTTAAAATTCAAGTTAACATACTTGGAGTGTgttgaagaattaaaaaaaaaaaaatctgattaaCTAGACTATGGAGATTGACTAACACTGTAATATGAGAATGTAGGAGCATGTGAAATTGCCCCTATAGACAGAAGTTTTGTAATACAAGACGGTGGATGAgcttttgatgatgatgatggattGACTAACACTGTAATATGAGAATGTAGGAGCATGTGAAATTGCCCCTATAGACAGAAGTTTTGTAATACAAGACGGTGGATGAgcttttgatgatgatgatgatgaggtcaTTTCACACACAAAATTTCCCCAACATGATCCCACCAAATGATGGGTTCTAATACAGTAATAGAGTTCTTTGGCAGCAGAGGGGGGAACCCAACGAGTTATTCAATTCTCAGAGGTAAGAAGGCAAGAAATATTGTCTAGTTCGTATCATTGCTTCCCTTAGTAAAACTTAGGGAATAGGAATCCTGTAACCGTATAGTTACATTACATGCATGCAAATGCCAGAATGAAACATGAAAACACAGGAAATTTGAAACACATTGCCAGTTCCTGGATTACAGAATTCTCAATGAAAACACAGTTTCcaccaaaagtttgaaaaggggGGAAAATACCTCTGAGCTACCATACGCACGAAGAACAGTGAACGGCTGCGGTTTTCCACGAACATCATAGAATACAACCCGCCCACTGCTTGTGCCTGCCGCCAGTATCCAACCATCATCTCTAAATGCCAATGAAGAGAATGGTGCCTCATAAGGAATGCAATTTGCAGGTCTTTTAGTACTGGAATCAAAAGTATACAACTTTTTATCCAGACCAACGCTAGCAATTATCTGTTACAAGAGGTAGGCGAAAGATATGCACACTATTTTAAACCAGTTtttaataattttgaattttaaaaaatataaacaattcTACAGATTAGaattttaaaagaaacaaatttggggggggggtaagTAACTGAGTGAACGGGAAATTTCAAAACACAGAGCAACCTTGTCATTTGATGGTGAGAAGCTAACACCAGTTGTTGGTGCAGAATGCTGCTTTGACCAAGAAATCTGACAGAAGCAAATCAGTCATTCAACAAACATGGATTCCAATTCCATAACATGTATGAATTAAATGATGCACAATAAAATTCATCACTCATTGAAGAAATTACATCAAACTATGTAACCAGCATGAGCATTTCAAGTCGTCTGAACTTAATTATGAATTTAAACATCAGAGGATTTATTGGAAAACCTTCGGACTGCGGCCAGTTGTATCCCACAGATGCACAGATCCATCATCTCCTGCCGTAACCAAAAGATGTCGGCTGATACGAGAGTAATCAAGCACTCTCAGTACCTGgccttcaaaatcattaacaAACAATTAGGACTCATTGGTTGAAAAACACCAACATCCAAATTCATTGTAGTTAGAATGAAATGCTACATTCAAAGCTCTGATCGACCAAACAACCTGCTCCTTGGGGTCCTTGAGTTCAGCAACCCTCGCTCCAGAACTGAGGTTATGAAGAATAAGATCCCCCTTCATACTAATGGAGGCCAAGTACTCATCTTTGCAATTGTACATTGCACCCGTAATTGTATCTGTGTGGCCCTTCAACCACTTGATACACCTTTTCCTTTGCAAATCCCATATTCTTACAACTTGACCACTGCCTCCAGAGCAGATATACCTAGAGCTTTTACTGCTAAAGCTAATTGCCGCTATTGATTCCTACAATAAGCAACATATTCTAATAGAAATTAGTGCATTATGTAGAAATATGTCTCCCATATCAAATCTGCAGAAGGATGTATTTGGAATTGTTGAACTGGATTTAACAGTTGTAGAGACTATAGAGTGTATATGTCTTTTAAGGTCGAGTTGTATTTGGAATTGTTGAACTGGATTTAACAGTTGTAGAGACTATAGAGTGTATATGTCTTTTAAGGTCGAGTTGAATTAATGCGTACTCAGACTATTCAGTCCAAGTATCAATTACCATAACAAAACTCAATCAGTTTTATATACAGATAAGAAGCTGCACTTAGTTGAATTACATCAATATTGTCTCCACTGTCACTTCCAGAAACTGGAATCGTCCCCATGCTTTGCCCATTTTTCCTCCACAGTGAGATCTTTTTATCATCTCCAGCACTCGCAACAACCAAGTCTGCAAGGATGCGACATATGAGCAATACATCAAAGAggaactaattaaacctaataaCTTTAAGAAATAAAGAACCTGGGAATGGGGGTTGTAACTTACTGGTGTGATTCCATTTCACTGAATTCACTTGGGACCCCGGCGAAGGTGTGTAGCTTAATGTGCAGGGATCACCTGGGTCCACAGAAACATCAAAAATCTTAACAGTGTCGCCACCACAAGCTGCTAGGAGAGCCGTTGATGGATCATTGAAGCTCATCATCCTGCTTTCTGCGATTCTTCAAGACGGACTTGCCCCTCCTAACCATAATACTCAAAATTTTACGCAACAATCGTGCaaaatcaatggaaaataaataACGAAATCTGAATTTCCCAAACCCACTGCCCCAGGGGAGGAGGAAACTCGAAATTTGTAAGGGGATTTAACTCAAATGCCCTGATTTGAAGTGGGTCGAGGAGAAAAAAAGCGAAATCTGCACTCTCTTTTTTCAGCAAACGGGATCCCGAAAACCAACATTAAAGAACATTTTTCAGATGAAATACTTTAGATTGGATAGTCTGAGCACGAAATTAAACATTGCGATTTAACA
It encodes the following:
- the LOC122085971 gene encoding protein NEDD1; translated protein: MMSFNDPSTALLAACGGDTVKIFDVSVDPGDPCTLSYTPSPGSQVNSVKWNHTNLVVASAGDDKKISLWRKNGQSMGTIPVSGSDSGDNIDESIAAISFSSKSSRYICSGGSGQVVRIWDLQRKRCIKWLKGHTDTITGAMYNCKDEYLASISMKGDLILHNLSSGARVAELKDPKEQVLRVLDYSRISRHLLVTAGDDGSVHLWDTTGRSPKISWSKQHSAPTTGVSFSPSNDKIIASVGLDKKLYTFDSSTKRPANCIPYEAPFSSLAFRDDGWILAAGTSSGRVVFYDVRGKPQPFTVLRAYGSSEAVTSLCWQRSKPITINESNCNAEIALLGGAGEDSILMPDPLPSVTSSSLSLVTAVPVSRNPGRSSSFVDSSSLMPTGSGSTSSTLYSSNAEETPNRNHLWTGAALSRLQAPRTSYNFKDDMEVFSPLVDVQPITPSLDKLWDDHEEGKKDNVFVDKKPASLLSSTSSRRYPFTEDGGNIPHPISDWKFSSISGQDDARSSSSQSTATPVASSKSEESSTTPPEVWGGEALHDKFNHHRQAGILPSRFGSLMSGSITSTSILSGLQDSSLPTSFTSMSSLANANLNYPNLRARDTSSSQETSLGLPEHVRFGSLSMSQGTKGIAAQANVELPVSTSLALPRRFSTYAERISTTPSFSDGAALATGSPKAKKTGAETREELINSFLSRSEIQGTTGSGIHPVINGETSQPQRIPSQLDTQQGTSSFTLQLVQRTLEETLASVQKSIHEDMRNLHIEILRQFHLQEMEMTSVMNSILEKQAELTKEVQSLRKENQQLRQLL